A DNA window from Acetilactobacillus jinshanensis contains the following coding sequences:
- the mfd gene encoding transcription-repair coupling factor translates to MELTRYLTQLPQYKAIVKKLKPATRQLITGMSGSAQTLFLDAMFHDLQRPMLLVVDNLHHMHQVTDDLANVIPQDELYEFPVEELIAAEVATSSPHYRAQRVRALHALQTGKPVVVVTSVSGIRRMLPAPSEFKQAQINVKRGDNFKLEHLRLMLHQMGYSRKNFVSGPGEFSIRGSIVDVYPLNADYPVRIDFFDTEVDSLRIFNVSDQTSINKIDSFKILPATDFVLTDAQRQSAAKKVNTRLHNAYKTIKNNKLKRMLTANIKPIIQGLQKGATDNQWLLYANDLYGKAYSIMDYLPKQTVLIFNDYSRLIQSNKQIVQDELHWTEGKLEAAQIISGTKFSLDFRKQCQRGNFSQLFFALFKKTLGGLKIDQIQDIQARTMQHFWGKIPLLKTEAKVWAKDKQTVVIMVANKKRMQKITNDLDTLDMKATPTNWDHIIPQKFQIIPERLNNGFIFKDANLVVVTESELFNQVRHHQHRRQTFANAQRIKSYTDIKPGDYVVHVNHGIGKYLGMKTIKIDGKHRDYLSIAYRNNAKLFVPVTQLNLIQKYVSAEDRHPRINKLGGKSWARTKKRVASRVEDIAGSLITLYAKRSHEKGYAFPPDDARQKQFEANFQYKLTPDQARSVDEIKADMEKPHPMDRLLVGDVGYGKTEVALRAAFKAVEGHKQVALLVPTTVLAHQHYETMKHRFKGFHINVGVLSRFRTPKQIRETIKGMKDGSVDVVVGTHRLLSKDVGFKDLGLLIIDEEQRFGVKHKNKIKQMKSSIDVLTLTATPIPRTLNMSMIGLRDLSIIETPPTNRLPIQTYVMEENDGAIQDGITRELERGGQVFFLHNRVGDIERTVKKLHKLVPKARIAYIDGQMDENVMEDTLFKFIHKKFNVLVTTTIIGNGVDIPNANTLFVENADHMGLSQLYQIRGRVGRSNRVAYAYLMYKPNKVLSPLSEKRLEAIRDFTELGSGFKIAMRDLSLRGAGNLLGKQQHGFINSVGYDMYTQMLNDAVAKKQGSTPNSKANSTVMMNVEAYLPTSYIGDSQQKIEMYKRLREMSSDAQFNRIKRDMVDRFGKYPAPVRRLLAISHIKMAADHALVDNVHRLKNKITVIMSTVGTNLYSSADFLRAIARTQFKASIDEKHGKMQMILTIQPFMVKKETWLDDIYKLIESLSKRRDELGKSKSKSAKTKKRNKKRKSKRAVKATK, encoded by the coding sequence TTGGAGCTCACACGTTATTTAACTCAGTTACCGCAATATAAAGCCATTGTTAAGAAATTAAAGCCGGCGACTCGACAGTTGATTACTGGGATGTCGGGATCCGCTCAGACGTTATTCCTGGACGCCATGTTTCATGATCTTCAGCGGCCGATGCTACTTGTGGTGGATAACTTGCACCACATGCATCAGGTTACGGATGATTTAGCTAACGTGATCCCCCAGGATGAACTTTACGAATTTCCGGTTGAAGAATTAATTGCCGCAGAAGTCGCAACCAGTTCGCCTCATTATCGAGCCCAACGGGTTCGAGCTTTACATGCGTTACAGACTGGTAAACCCGTTGTGGTCGTCACTTCAGTTTCCGGGATTCGCCGGATGTTACCAGCACCCAGTGAATTTAAACAGGCGCAGATTAACGTTAAACGCGGTGACAACTTTAAGTTGGAACACCTCCGTTTAATGCTTCATCAGATGGGTTATTCACGGAAAAACTTTGTGTCTGGCCCCGGTGAGTTCTCAATTCGTGGCTCGATTGTGGATGTTTATCCGTTAAATGCCGATTACCCAGTTCGAATTGATTTCTTTGATACCGAAGTTGACTCGCTTCGGATTTTTAACGTGTCCGATCAAACCAGTATTAATAAGATCGATAGCTTCAAGATTCTTCCCGCAACTGATTTTGTCTTAACCGACGCTCAGCGCCAATCAGCAGCTAAAAAGGTTAACACCCGTTTACATAATGCGTACAAGACGATTAAAAATAATAAGTTAAAGCGCATGCTGACGGCTAACATTAAACCGATTATTCAGGGTCTACAGAAGGGTGCTACTGATAATCAGTGGCTGCTATATGCCAACGATCTCTACGGCAAAGCCTATTCAATCATGGATTACTTACCGAAGCAGACCGTTCTGATCTTTAATGACTATAGCCGGTTGATTCAATCGAATAAGCAGATCGTTCAGGATGAACTACACTGGACCGAAGGTAAATTAGAAGCAGCCCAAATTATTTCCGGAACTAAATTTAGCTTAGATTTCCGGAAACAGTGTCAACGGGGTAACTTTTCACAGTTATTCTTTGCGTTGTTTAAGAAGACTCTGGGTGGCTTGAAGATCGATCAGATCCAGGATATTCAAGCCCGAACGATGCAGCACTTTTGGGGCAAAATCCCGTTACTTAAGACCGAAGCTAAAGTCTGGGCTAAGGATAAGCAGACTGTTGTGATCATGGTTGCGAATAAAAAGCGGATGCAGAAGATCACCAATGATTTAGACACTCTTGACATGAAGGCCACGCCAACTAACTGGGATCATATTATTCCCCAGAAATTTCAGATCATTCCAGAACGGCTAAATAACGGTTTCATTTTTAAAGACGCTAATCTAGTTGTCGTTACTGAATCGGAACTATTTAACCAGGTTCGACATCACCAACACCGTCGACAGACGTTCGCTAATGCTCAACGAATTAAGAGTTATACCGATATAAAGCCGGGCGATTACGTTGTCCATGTAAACCATGGGATTGGTAAATACTTAGGGATGAAAACCATCAAGATTGATGGTAAACATCGTGATTATCTAAGCATTGCCTACCGAAACAACGCGAAATTATTTGTTCCAGTCACCCAGTTAAATTTAATTCAGAAGTACGTTTCCGCTGAAGATCGTCACCCGCGAATTAATAAATTAGGTGGTAAAAGCTGGGCCAGGACTAAGAAACGGGTTGCCAGCCGAGTTGAAGATATTGCTGGTAGCTTAATTACGTTATATGCCAAACGTTCGCACGAAAAGGGCTACGCCTTTCCACCTGACGATGCTCGGCAGAAGCAGTTTGAAGCTAACTTTCAGTATAAATTGACGCCTGACCAAGCCCGGAGTGTTGATGAAATTAAGGCCGATATGGAAAAACCGCACCCGATGGATCGATTGTTGGTCGGTGACGTTGGCTATGGTAAGACTGAAGTTGCCTTACGAGCTGCATTTAAGGCCGTTGAGGGCCACAAACAGGTGGCTTTACTAGTTCCAACGACCGTCTTAGCACACCAGCATTATGAGACCATGAAGCATCGTTTTAAGGGCTTTCATATTAACGTTGGCGTTCTGTCTCGATTTAGAACCCCGAAACAAATCCGTGAAACGATTAAAGGAATGAAAGACGGTTCCGTTGACGTGGTTGTCGGCACGCATCGTCTATTATCTAAAGACGTTGGCTTTAAAGATCTAGGCTTATTGATCATCGATGAAGAGCAAAGATTTGGTGTTAAGCATAAAAACAAAATTAAGCAGATGAAGTCGTCAATCGATGTTCTGACGTTGACAGCAACCCCAATTCCACGAACCTTAAACATGTCGATGATCGGTCTTCGTGATCTGTCGATTATTGAAACGCCACCGACCAATCGTTTGCCAATCCAGACTTACGTTATGGAAGAAAATGACGGAGCCATTCAAGACGGGATTACCCGTGAACTAGAACGTGGCGGTCAAGTCTTCTTCTTACATAATCGAGTTGGTGATATTGAACGAACCGTTAAAAAACTTCATAAACTAGTTCCAAAAGCTCGGATTGCTTACATTGATGGTCAAATGGACGAAAACGTTATGGAAGACACGTTATTCAAATTCATCCACAAGAAGTTTAACGTTTTGGTCACCACCACCATCATCGGAAATGGTGTGGATATTCCAAATGCCAACACGTTATTCGTGGAAAACGCAGATCACATGGGCTTATCACAGTTATATCAGATCAGAGGACGTGTCGGTCGTAGTAACCGTGTTGCCTATGCCTATCTGATGTATAAACCAAATAAAGTTCTGTCACCGTTAAGTGAAAAGCGTTTAGAAGCCATTCGTGACTTCACTGAATTAGGTTCTGGATTTAAGATTGCAATGCGTGATTTGTCACTCCGTGGAGCTGGTAATCTATTGGGTAAACAGCAGCACGGTTTCATTAATTCCGTTGGATATGACATGTATACCCAGATGCTGAACGATGCCGTTGCTAAGAAACAGGGCAGTACACCGAATAGCAAGGCCAATAGTACCGTCATGATGAACGTTGAAGCTTATCTGCCAACGTCGTACATTGGTGATTCTCAACAGAAGATTGAAATGTACAAGCGTTTACGTGAGATGTCGAGCGACGCTCAGTTTAATCGAATCAAGCGTGATATGGTCGATCGTTTCGGTAAGTACCCAGCACCAGTTCGTCGTCTGTTAGCCATCAGTCATATCAAAATGGCTGCGGATCACGCCTTGGTTGATAATGTTCACCGGCTCAAGAATAAGATTACGGTCATTATGTCCACAGTTGGCACCAACCTATATTCATCAGCTGACTTCTTGAGAGCAATCGCCAGAACGCAATTCAAAGCTTCGATTGACGAGAAACACGGTAAGATGCAGATGATTTTGACTATCCAACCGTTTATGGTCAAGAAAGAAACTTGGCTTGATGATATCTACAAGTTAATTGAATCGCTGTCTAAACGGCGGGATGAATTGGGCAAGTCCAAGTCTAAATCAGCTAAAACTAAGAAACGAAATAAAAAACGAAAATCAAAGCGAGCGGTAAAAGCCACTAAGTAA
- the pth gene encoding aminoacyl-tRNA hydrolase produces the protein MKLIVGLGNVGMQYEATRHNTGFMVVNSFADQHHIVLGKVKMNARFGSGLVDGEKVICAEPITDMNLSGGAVQPLMHFFKLSTKDMIVAYDDMDLPVGKIRIRDHGSAGGHNGIKSIIRCIGTNRFNRIRVGTAHPKRMAVDDYVLSPFTAAQKPYFEKAKSEAVDALNDWVNGMDIKRLMNKYN, from the coding sequence ATGAAATTAATTGTTGGCTTGGGCAACGTTGGGATGCAATATGAAGCCACTCGGCATAACACCGGTTTTATGGTTGTTAATTCCTTTGCTGACCAGCATCATATCGTATTAGGCAAAGTCAAGATGAATGCCCGTTTTGGATCGGGATTAGTTGACGGTGAAAAAGTCATCTGTGCTGAACCGATTACTGACATGAATTTATCGGGTGGTGCTGTTCAACCGTTAATGCACTTTTTTAAGCTTAGTACCAAAGACATGATCGTAGCTTATGATGACATGGACTTACCCGTTGGTAAGATCAGAATTCGTGACCATGGTTCTGCCGGTGGTCATAACGGAATCAAGAGCATTATTCGTTGCATTGGCACCAACCGCTTTAATCGAATCCGGGTTGGTACTGCGCATCCGAAACGAATGGCCGTTGACGATTATGTCTTAAGCCCGTTTACAGCTGCCCAGAAACCGTATTTTGAAAAGGCCAAATCAGAAGCTGTTGATGCCTTGAACGATTGGGTTAACGGGATGGACATTAAGCGATTAATGAATAAATATAACTGA
- a CDS encoding type II toxin-antitoxin system PemK/MazF family toxin, with protein MPKIKIKRGDIFYADLSPVVGSEQGGSRPVLIIQNNVGNHYSPTVIVAAITAQNSKPKMPTHVKISSAHSKIAKNSVILLEQIRTIDKQRLSDRIDHLDDDLMKQVDQALAKSIGLDSSYQSD; from the coding sequence ATGCCAAAAATCAAAATTAAGCGTGGCGATATTTTTTATGCAGACCTTTCGCCCGTTGTTGGTTCTGAACAAGGCGGCAGTCGTCCCGTTTTGATTATTCAGAATAACGTTGGTAATCACTACAGTCCAACGGTAATCGTAGCTGCAATTACTGCTCAGAATTCAAAGCCCAAAATGCCGACCCACGTTAAGATCAGTTCGGCGCATTCAAAGATTGCTAAAAATTCGGTGATTTTGTTGGAACAGATCCGAACGATCGATAAGCAACGGCTAAGTGATCGAATTGATCATTTGGATGATGACCTGATGAAACAGGTTGACCAAGCGTTGGCAAAAAGTATCGGCTTGGATTCAAGTTACCAAAGTGACTAA
- the alr gene encoding alanine racemase — MAVGVHRNAQVIVNRAALYHNIHSEYERLDHGTRLFMVVKANGYGHGAVEVAKVAKKAGASGFCVAILDEALELRKAGLQDPILVLGLTDLNAVPVAAKEHVSLTVSSAKWLQKAAQLLRKQSIKDPLRVHIGLDTGMGRIGFQTQTGLKQALKAIKQDHNQLDFEGIFTHFATADSPDDKYFKLQVNRFNKLMEVVKPRPKFVHVSNSATSLWHQKCNGNMIRYGAAGYGLNPSAGALKPPFKLEPAMTVTTELSYVKLVKPGRSIGYGATYTTGDDQWIGTVPIGYADGFHRNLKGFHVLIDGQFCPVIGQVCMDQFMVRLPHQMEPGTKVTIIGKDGDKEISLQDMADYSHTIHYEIACGFTERLPRKYIN, encoded by the coding sequence ATGGCAGTTGGGGTTCATCGAAACGCCCAGGTAATTGTCAATCGAGCCGCTTTATATCATAATATTCATTCAGAATACGAACGATTAGATCACGGAACCCGTTTATTTATGGTGGTTAAAGCCAATGGTTATGGCCACGGTGCCGTCGAAGTTGCGAAAGTCGCTAAAAAGGCCGGTGCATCTGGTTTTTGTGTGGCAATTTTAGATGAAGCTTTAGAGCTCAGAAAAGCTGGCCTTCAGGATCCGATCCTGGTGTTAGGCTTAACTGATTTGAATGCCGTTCCGGTTGCGGCTAAGGAACACGTTTCATTGACCGTTTCTTCAGCTAAATGGTTACAGAAAGCCGCCCAGCTTTTACGGAAGCAGAGCATTAAGGATCCGTTAAGGGTTCACATTGGTTTGGATACCGGAATGGGCCGAATTGGTTTTCAGACTCAGACCGGCTTGAAACAGGCTTTAAAGGCGATTAAACAAGATCATAATCAGCTTGATTTTGAAGGGATCTTCACCCATTTTGCAACGGCTGATTCACCTGATGATAAGTATTTTAAGTTACAGGTTAACCGCTTTAATAAGTTAATGGAAGTTGTCAAGCCACGACCAAAGTTCGTTCACGTTTCAAATTCAGCCACCAGTTTATGGCACCAGAAGTGTAACGGCAACATGATTCGTTATGGTGCCGCTGGTTACGGACTTAATCCATCAGCAGGTGCGTTAAAGCCACCGTTTAAGTTAGAACCAGCCATGACGGTGACGACCGAATTGAGCTACGTTAAATTAGTGAAGCCAGGTCGCTCGATTGGTTATGGTGCTACATATACGACTGGCGATGATCAATGGATCGGGACGGTGCCGATTGGTTACGCTGATGGCTTTCATCGTAATTTGAAGGGCTTTCACGTTTTGATCGACGGTCAGTTCTGTCCAGTAATTGGTCAGGTATGCATGGATCAGTTTATGGTTCGGTTACCTCACCAGATGGAACCTGGGACCAAGGTTACGATTATCGGCAAAGATGGCGATAAGGAAATTAGCTTGCAGGATATGGCTGATTACAGTCACACCATTCATTATGAAATTGCCTGTGGCTTTACCGAGCGATTACCGCGAAAATACATTAATTAA
- a CDS encoding UDP-N-acetylmuramoyl-tripeptide--D-alanyl-D-alanine ligase: protein MRMTVEEVARAVSAKNDVSKYSDQVVTNAAFDSRRLKPGALFVPLTGKRDGHKYLPSARKNGAVASFWAADHPNPPKDFPIIVVDNPLKALQTLANYYRQKVNPKVVAITGSNGKTTTKDLTTAILSTKYRVTKTHASFNNAIGVPVTILSMNPDTQVLVVEMGMDNYGQLDKLSKIAEPDVALITMIGEAHIENLGSRAGIANAKMEITHGLKADGTFLFNGDEPLLQARAKKVSQKQLTFGDQHSNDIYPTQIKGYDTKTSFTVNRYPGKQFTIPIIGHYNVNNACAAMLIASLFSVSPEDMQKGLMNASLTQNRTEWMTGKKGEPVLSDVYNSNPSAARAVLKTFSATHTDGKRIAVLGDMLELGSDSKAMHASLAKDLDPKKIQSVYLVGTDMAALKAALADKYPTNAVHYYQADQLPQLTHDLEQELTSRDEVMLKASHGIHLEKVLAKITK, encoded by the coding sequence ATGAGGATGACAGTCGAAGAAGTTGCTCGCGCCGTTTCCGCTAAGAATGACGTCAGCAAGTATAGTGATCAGGTCGTTACGAACGCCGCGTTTGATAGTCGTCGGTTAAAACCGGGGGCTTTATTTGTCCCGTTAACGGGAAAGCGTGATGGTCATAAATATCTACCAAGCGCTCGCAAAAACGGTGCTGTAGCTAGTTTTTGGGCCGCAGATCACCCGAATCCACCGAAGGATTTTCCAATTATCGTGGTTGATAATCCGTTAAAGGCTTTACAGACATTAGCTAATTATTATCGTCAAAAAGTTAATCCGAAGGTCGTTGCGATTACGGGAAGTAACGGTAAAACGACCACTAAAGATTTAACCACCGCCATCTTATCCACTAAGTACCGGGTTACTAAGACCCACGCAAGTTTTAATAACGCGATTGGGGTTCCGGTTACCATTTTATCAATGAACCCTGACACACAGGTCTTAGTCGTTGAAATGGGCATGGATAATTATGGCCAGCTAGATAAGTTGAGCAAAATAGCTGAACCTGACGTTGCGTTGATTACAATGATTGGTGAGGCCCATATCGAAAATCTGGGTAGTCGAGCCGGGATTGCCAACGCTAAGATGGAAATCACCCATGGTTTAAAAGCTGACGGGACGTTTTTATTTAACGGTGACGAACCATTATTACAGGCTCGAGCTAAAAAGGTGAGCCAGAAACAATTAACCTTTGGTGACCAGCATTCTAACGATATCTATCCCACCCAGATTAAGGGCTATGACACTAAGACGTCATTTACGGTTAACCGATATCCAGGGAAACAGTTTACGATCCCGATCATCGGCCATTACAATGTCAACAACGCCTGTGCCGCAATGCTAATCGCCTCTTTATTCAGTGTTTCACCAGAGGACATGCAAAAGGGCTTGATGAACGCTTCTCTGACTCAGAATCGAACTGAATGGATGACGGGTAAAAAGGGCGAACCCGTATTAAGTGATGTTTATAACTCGAACCCTAGTGCAGCCCGTGCCGTTTTGAAGACTTTTTCCGCTACTCATACTGACGGCAAACGAATTGCCGTTTTAGGTGATATGCTTGAATTGGGATCTGATTCAAAGGCAATGCACGCGTCGTTAGCTAAGGATTTGGATCCGAAGAAGATTCAGTCGGTATACTTGGTTGGTACTGATATGGCCGCTTTGAAAGCAGCTTTAGCTGATAAGTATCCTACTAATGCGGTCCACTATTATCAAGCTGACCAGTTACCGCAGTTGACTCATGATCTAGAGCAGGAGTTAACGTCACGTGATGAAGTTATGTTAAAAGCTAGTCACGGTATTCATCTAGAAAAAGTTTTAGCAAAGATTACTAAATAA
- a CDS encoding low molecular weight protein-tyrosine-phosphatase codes for MANAIFRRLVKQAGVQNQYQIDSAGTSDEEQGHYPNPHVRKILSQHGYDWRYLHARKITPRDYKWADYIIGMDTQNVADLKINAPLGCRSKIHLCLNILPDHHGQEIPDPWYTHKFSYTYNVLVKVLPVWLRYFQKHSKN; via the coding sequence ATGGCTAACGCCATCTTTCGCAGGTTAGTTAAACAAGCTGGTGTTCAGAATCAATACCAGATTGATTCCGCCGGAACTAGTGATGAAGAACAGGGCCACTATCCCAATCCGCACGTTAGGAAAATCCTATCACAACACGGTTACGACTGGCGTTATCTGCACGCTCGTAAAATCACACCGCGTGATTATAAATGGGCTGACTACATTATCGGGATGGATACTCAGAACGTTGCTGATTTAAAAATTAACGCTCCGTTAGGCTGTCGGTCTAAGATCCATCTCTGTTTAAACATCTTGCCTGATCATCATGGTCAGGAGATTCCGGATCCCTGGTACACCCACAAATTTAGTTATACCTATAACGTCTTAGTGAAAGTGTTGCCCGTCTGGCTACGTTATTTTCAAAAGCATTCTAAAAATTAA
- a CDS encoding type B 50S ribosomal protein L31 — MKKGIHPDYHQVVFKDTSTGYAFKTGSTCKSNQTITWKDGKKYPLILVEISSSSHPFYTGQESMTKTAGAVDKFNKRYGLDKKSNK; from the coding sequence ATGAAGAAAGGAATCCATCCAGATTACCACCAAGTCGTATTTAAGGATACAAGTACTGGTTATGCATTTAAGACCGGTTCTACTTGTAAGTCCAATCAGACGATCACTTGGAAAGATGGTAAGAAATACCCATTAATCCTAGTTGAAATTTCGTCAAGTTCTCATCCATTCTACACTGGTCAGGAAAGCATGACTAAGACTGCCGGTGCCGTAGATAAGTTCAATAAGCGTTACGGCTTGGACAAAAAGAGCAATAAGTAA
- a CDS encoding UDP-N-acetylglucosamine 1-carboxyvinyltransferase, producing MNEMIIHGGNRLSGEVTIGGAKNSTVALIPAAILADTPVKFLMVPDILDVHNLMVILESMNVPSEFVHRNITIDPTHIKDNKLSGKAIASLRASYYFMGALLGKFGHATVNLPGGDSFGPRPIDQHIKAFRSLGATVTENNGCIHLTTHGKGLHGARIHLAMVSVGATINSLLAAVKAHGTTVIENAAKEPEIIDVVNFLKEMGAHISGEGTHTITIHGVKSLRTTKPHRIIPDRIEAGTYLSMAAAVGDGILIKNVIPDHLQSFLDKLHEMEIKLKIGKDQIYVPKITHCKGVKITTHPFPGFATDLQQPITPLLLKADGQSVIRDTIYPHRNKHVAQLAKMGANIHVNKQGLIIINHTDHLTGAHIEADEIRAGAADVIAGLMAHGTTVISKAGNILRGYDNIIGKLTNLNANVELVRE from the coding sequence ATGAACGAAATGATAATTCATGGTGGCAACCGGTTATCAGGCGAAGTTACGATTGGTGGAGCTAAAAATAGTACCGTGGCTCTGATTCCGGCAGCTATTCTAGCGGATACACCCGTTAAATTTTTAATGGTCCCTGATATCTTGGATGTTCATAATCTAATGGTGATTTTGGAATCGATGAACGTACCTTCTGAATTTGTTCACCGTAACATTACAATTGACCCAACTCATATTAAGGATAATAAGTTGTCGGGCAAAGCGATTGCTAGTTTGAGAGCATCGTATTACTTCATGGGTGCTTTGTTAGGTAAATTTGGTCATGCAACCGTTAATTTACCCGGTGGTGATAGTTTTGGCCCCAGACCGATTGATCAGCATATCAAGGCTTTCCGTAGTTTAGGTGCAACCGTTACCGAAAATAACGGCTGTATTCATTTAACAACCCACGGGAAAGGTTTACATGGTGCTCGGATTCATCTGGCAATGGTTTCAGTTGGCGCTACCATCAATTCACTTCTGGCGGCGGTTAAAGCCCATGGCACTACCGTAATTGAGAATGCAGCTAAAGAACCCGAAATTATTGATGTTGTGAATTTCTTAAAGGAAATGGGCGCTCACATTTCTGGTGAAGGTACTCATACCATTACGATTCACGGTGTTAAATCTTTGAGAACTACTAAGCCGCACCGGATTATTCCTGATCGAATCGAAGCTGGGACCTATTTATCAATGGCAGCAGCCGTTGGTGACGGGATCCTGATTAAGAACGTAATTCCTGATCACTTACAATCGTTCTTGGACAAGCTTCATGAAATGGAGATCAAATTGAAGATCGGTAAGGATCAGATTTATGTTCCGAAGATCACTCATTGTAAGGGTGTCAAGATTACTACCCATCCATTCCCGGGATTTGCGACTGATCTACAGCAGCCCATCACGCCATTATTATTAAAGGCCGATGGCCAGAGTGTGATTCGTGATACCATTTATCCTCATCGAAATAAACACGTTGCTCAGTTGGCTAAAATGGGCGCTAATATTCACGTTAATAAGCAAGGGTTAATCATTATTAACCACACTGATCATTTAACAGGAGCCCATATTGAAGCTGATGAAATTCGAGCGGGCGCTGCCGACGTAATTGCCGGATTGATGGCTCATGGTACGACCGTAATTTCAAAAGCCGGCAATATTTTACGTGGTTATGATAATATCATCGGTAAGTTAACTAACCTTAACGCGAACGTTGAATTAGTAAGAGAATAA
- a CDS encoding CTP synthase, which translates to MTKYIFVTGGVCSSLGKGIVSASIGRLLKNRGLNITIQKCDPYINVDPGTMSPYQHGEVFVTDDGAETDLDLGHYERFIDNNLNKYSNLTTGQVYSEVISKERHGDYLGACVQVIPHITGMIKSKIEQDAKKTNADVVITEIGGTVGDMESLPFLEAIREMKNDVGANNVCYVHVTLVPYLHAAKEMKTKPTQHSVQKLQAYGIHPNFIVTRNEKPMTPTMIKKISLFCDVPTNAVVQSLDEPTIYAVPLILQKQGLDEGILKHLGIKAPKANMTEWKKLTYRVLHLKKTLNIDLVGKYVSLKDAYISVDAALKHAGYPLNSKVNINYIDAEKITNDKVAAKILGGADGILIPGGFGSRGIEGMIRACRYARVHNVPYLGICLGMQIASIEFARDVLGEKDANSTEFDPYTPHKVIDLMADQSDINDMGGTQRLGSYPCKLKPGTVTAKAYGGKKLIHERHRHRYEFNNAYRKPMTKHGLVISGTSPDNHLVEVVELPNKKFFVGSQYHPEFLSRPTRPEGLFKSFVKAAFGQHYSSKSAK; encoded by the coding sequence TTGACTAAATATATTTTTGTTACCGGCGGTGTGTGTTCGTCTTTAGGTAAAGGTATCGTTTCAGCTTCAATCGGTCGTTTACTGAAAAATCGTGGTCTGAACATTACGATCCAGAAGTGTGATCCGTACATTAACGTTGACCCAGGAACCATGAGTCCGTATCAGCATGGTGAAGTCTTCGTTACGGATGACGGTGCCGAAACCGATTTAGATTTAGGTCATTATGAACGTTTTATTGATAATAATTTGAACAAGTATTCTAATTTGACCACTGGTCAGGTTTATTCCGAAGTTATTAGTAAAGAACGTCACGGTGACTATTTAGGTGCCTGTGTTCAGGTAATTCCTCATATTACCGGGATGATCAAGAGTAAGATCGAACAGGATGCCAAGAAGACTAATGCTGACGTCGTCATCACCGAAATCGGCGGGACCGTTGGTGATATGGAATCCTTACCATTCTTAGAAGCCATTCGTGAAATGAAGAATGATGTGGGTGCCAATAACGTCTGCTACGTTCACGTTACGTTAGTTCCTTATCTTCACGCCGCTAAGGAAATGAAGACTAAACCGACTCAACATAGTGTTCAGAAGTTACAGGCCTACGGAATTCACCCGAACTTTATCGTTACCCGTAACGAAAAACCAATGACACCAACCATGATCAAGAAGATTTCCCTGTTCTGTGACGTCCCAACTAACGCTGTTGTTCAGTCCTTGGATGAACCAACGATTTATGCCGTTCCGTTAATATTACAGAAACAAGGCCTTGATGAAGGTATTTTAAAGCACTTAGGTATCAAAGCACCGAAAGCCAACATGACCGAATGGAAGAAATTAACTTACCGTGTTCTTCACTTAAAGAAGACCCTTAACATCGATTTAGTTGGTAAGTACGTTTCCTTAAAGGATGCATACATTTCAGTTGATGCCGCTTTAAAGCACGCTGGATATCCATTAAATTCTAAAGTTAACATTAACTACATCGATGCTGAAAAGATTACTAATGACAAAGTTGCCGCCAAGATCTTAGGTGGCGCTGACGGAATCTTAATTCCAGGTGGTTTTGGTAGCCGTGGAATTGAAGGCATGATCAGAGCTTGCCGTTACGCTCGAGTTCACAACGTTCCGTACTTAGGGATTTGCTTAGGAATGCAGATTGCTAGTATCGAATTTGCTCGTGACGTCTTAGGTGAAAAGGACGCTAACTCAACTGAATTTGATCCTTATACACCACACAAAGTAATTGATTTAATGGCTGATCAATCTGATATCAACGACATGGGTGGTACCCAACGTCTAGGCTCTTACCCATGTAAGTTAAAGCCTGGTACCGTAACCGCTAAGGCATACGGTGGTAAGAAATTGATTCATGAACGTCATCGTCATCGTTACGAATTCAATAATGCTTACCGTAAACCAATGACTAAGCACGGCTTGGTAATCTCAGGAACTTCACCGGATAATCATTTGGTTGAAGTGGTTGAATTACCAAACAAGAAGTTCTTCGTTGGTTCACAATACCATCCAGAATTCTTATCCAGACCAACCCGACCGGAAGGTTTATTCAAGTCGTTTGTGAAGGCTGCTTTTGGTCAGCACTATTCTAGTAAATCAGCTAAGTAA